A window of Candidatus Hydrogenedentota bacterium contains these coding sequences:
- a CDS encoding O-antigen ligase family protein, translating to MALTEFVQMAGITHRRGAAVGAATLAAAGLAAVLAIALDLPWTQAGGLPLLVLGLYLVAFHTHAALCFIAFAITPFCVVQAEVLGVTLNLPEVLILALAAKEGVRLLRDGFTLPEALPHRTLAAFVAASVIAIATGFHHQNGAVRTLQDFRQFVEFLLLFGLVLRCVSGRDEAIRIAFCFALGGSLIALHGIMQQVAPLGVSPTQMSSDLRLYGAVRSASFYGPTPLGGLMVLAIGPAAGVLLASKRRSIQWIMAACILLCLVTIVLTRTRGSWLGLAVALALIAVSIRPSGKTLFAAAGAGIVLAFLLGPVVLQRLYTLADPVQDVSLMARAQYYAAAAHIGRAHPVLGLGWGCFYDIDTILNAERYVPVTMEEVAAREAEEAAERRAFSDPGEDAPPEPAEVEEATVHSAYLQLFVKTGLLGVLTFLAIIVVWVERIWRGRNTRFQSDSGHALFIGITASVAGYLFHSTFENFFQWPVMAQSFWLLFGLSFMLAPRPEGVRPGYGVPLAFVCSASAVFLLFMAACLRMETLHPGHYERNVTNALDEGDLEKAIRIARRATEVGPREPMPYTVHARLLFLRGDDEAALAELDKAFGPKIYPNKPRFEYTTARYYFAPARLLLGRHHAERDDWDEARQQFELARAYADLRADEFAEFHPLLYQAYASAGNWFRALDFGAPDADELAGLDGASLVNLARAAETRGAWALLERVASAIQTRDGLAEQAGYFLGRARLAQGKPAEAVEPLKEAADAGLPDAHYHLGRALAETGQTEAAVAAFRATPPHDIHHAVALAEAWGLLPENDAAAAELRAGLMEAVRRMRQLPPAPGEDAATPALLAYVLPGGGMLPERFPMLLLWGDSSGALDRLTGVSVARDADGCTVQLEGTGLLLEVRTVENLAVWAAIEHAGETDEIPAGWIDTAREWFALTDRPAGAVTREPDGNLAMDVNGTAWIYSAPARIPEGALCLVSARLRDPAGAARYGLQQIDAASRVIGGAALAAWEPIPAWSERSVAAPASPACEAVRFAIETNHPDARAALDDPVIIAIPPPPGGAD from the coding sequence ATGGCATTGACCGAGTTCGTCCAGATGGCGGGAATCACGCACCGGCGCGGCGCGGCGGTGGGCGCGGCGACCCTGGCCGCGGCGGGTCTCGCCGCCGTGCTGGCGATCGCCCTCGATCTGCCCTGGACACAGGCCGGCGGCCTTCCGCTGCTGGTGCTTGGCCTGTATCTCGTGGCCTTCCACACCCACGCGGCGCTTTGCTTCATCGCGTTCGCCATCACCCCGTTCTGCGTCGTGCAGGCGGAGGTGCTGGGCGTCACGCTGAACCTGCCGGAAGTGCTGATCCTCGCCCTGGCCGCAAAGGAGGGCGTCCGCCTGCTGCGCGACGGATTCACCCTGCCCGAGGCCCTGCCCCACCGCACGCTCGCGGCGTTCGTGGCCGCGTCGGTTATCGCAATCGCCACGGGGTTCCACCACCAGAACGGCGCGGTCCGCACCCTCCAGGATTTTCGCCAGTTCGTGGAGTTTCTGCTGCTGTTCGGCCTGGTGTTGCGCTGTGTTTCCGGGCGGGACGAGGCCATCCGCATCGCGTTCTGCTTCGCACTCGGCGGATCGCTGATCGCGCTGCACGGGATCATGCAGCAGGTAGCGCCGCTGGGGGTCTCCCCCACCCAAATGTCCAGCGATTTGCGGCTCTACGGCGCCGTGCGCAGCGCGTCCTTCTACGGGCCCACACCGCTCGGCGGGCTCATGGTGCTCGCCATCGGACCGGCGGCGGGGGTGCTGCTGGCCTCGAAGCGCCGCTCCATTCAATGGATCATGGCGGCCTGCATCCTCCTCTGCCTGGTCACCATTGTGCTGACCCGGACGCGCGGATCCTGGCTGGGGCTTGCGGTGGCCCTGGCGCTCATCGCGGTGTCCATCCGCCCCTCGGGCAAAACCCTGTTCGCCGCGGCGGGCGCGGGTATAGTGCTGGCCTTTCTGCTCGGGCCGGTGGTGCTCCAGCGGCTGTACACGCTGGCGGATCCCGTGCAGGACGTCTCGCTCATGGCGCGCGCCCAATATTACGCGGCGGCGGCGCACATCGGGCGCGCGCACCCCGTGCTCGGGCTGGGTTGGGGCTGTTTCTACGATATCGACACCATCCTGAACGCCGAGCGGTATGTGCCGGTAACCATGGAGGAGGTGGCCGCCCGGGAAGCCGAGGAGGCCGCCGAACGGCGCGCGTTCAGCGATCCCGGCGAAGACGCCCCGCCCGAACCGGCAGAGGTGGAGGAGGCGACGGTCCACAGCGCCTACCTTCAGCTGTTCGTAAAGACCGGGCTGCTCGGCGTGCTGACCTTTCTCGCGATCATTGTCGTCTGGGTGGAACGCATCTGGCGCGGCCGGAACACGCGCTTCCAGAGCGATTCGGGCCACGCCCTGTTCATCGGGATCACGGCCAGCGTCGCGGGCTATCTCTTTCACAGCACTTTCGAGAACTTTTTCCAGTGGCCCGTGATGGCGCAATCCTTCTGGCTGCTTTTCGGGCTGTCGTTCATGCTGGCCCCACGCCCGGAAGGCGTGCGCCCGGGTTATGGCGTCCCCCTGGCCTTCGTGTGCAGCGCCTCCGCCGTCTTTCTCCTGTTCATGGCGGCCTGCCTGCGCATGGAGACCCTGCACCCCGGGCACTACGAGCGCAACGTGACCAATGCCCTCGATGAAGGCGACTTGGAGAAGGCGATCCGCATTGCGCGCCGCGCGACGGAAGTGGGGCCCCGCGAGCCGATGCCCTACACGGTGCACGCGCGCCTGCTGTTCCTGCGCGGTGATGACGAGGCGGCGCTTGCGGAGCTGGACAAGGCCTTCGGCCCGAAGATCTACCCCAACAAGCCCCGCTTCGAGTACACCACGGCCCGATATTACTTCGCGCCGGCCCGGCTCCTCCTGGGGCGCCACCACGCCGAGCGGGACGATTGGGACGAGGCGAGGCAACAGTTTGAACTGGCCCGGGCCTATGCGGACCTGCGCGCGGACGAATTCGCCGAGTTTCACCCGCTTCTATACCAGGCCTATGCATCCGCCGGGAACTGGTTCCGCGCGCTCGACTTCGGCGCGCCGGACGCGGACGAACTTGCGGGCCTGGACGGGGCCAGTCTCGTGAACCTCGCGCGGGCCGCGGAAACGCGGGGCGCGTGGGCGCTTCTCGAGCGCGTGGCGTCCGCGATCCAGACGCGCGACGGGCTCGCCGAGCAGGCCGGGTACTTCCTCGGCCGCGCGCGCCTGGCCCAGGGCAAGCCGGCGGAGGCGGTCGAACCCCTGAAGGAAGCCGCAGACGCCGGTCTTCCGGACGCGCACTACCACCTGGGACGGGCGCTCGCCGAAACCGGCCAGACCGAAGCCGCCGTGGCCGCATTCCGCGCCACGCCGCCGCACGATATCCACCACGCGGTGGCCCTGGCCGAAGCGTGGGGCCTGCTCCCGGAAAACGACGCGGCGGCGGCGGAACTGCGCGCCGGGCTGATGGAAGCCGTGCGGCGGATGCGGCAACTCCCGCCTGCCCCCGGCGAGGATGCAGCCACCCCGGCCTTGCTCGCGTACGTGCTGCCCGGCGGCGGCATGCTGCCGGAGCGCTTCCCGATGTTGCTGCTCTGGGGCGATTCTTCCGGCGCGCTCGACCGCCTGACCGGTGTGTCCGTGGCGCGCGATGCGGACGGGTGTACCGTGCAACTCGAAGGGACCGGATTGCTGCTGGAAGTCCGGACGGTGGAGAACCTCGCCGTCTGGGCCGCCATCGAGCACGCCGGGGAAACGGACGAAATCCCCGCCGGCTGGATCGACACCGCCCGGGAATGGTTCGCGCTCACCGACCGTCCCGCCGGAGCGGTCACACGCGAGCCCGATGGCAACCTGGCCATGGACGTGAACGGGACGGCGTGGATCTACAGCGCGCCCGCCCGGATTCCCGAAGGCGCGCTGTGCCTCGTGTCCGCGCGCCTCCGCGATCCCGCCGGCGCGGCCCGCTACGGTCTCCAGCAGATCGACGCTGCCAGCCGGGTCATCGGCGGCGCGGCGCTTGCCGCGTGGGAGCCGATCCCGGCATGGTCTGAACGATCGGTCGCGGCCCCGGCCAGCCCCGCATGCGAGGCGGTCCGCTTCGCCATCGAGACCAATCATCCGGACGCGCGCGCCGCCCTGGACGATCCCGTGATCATCGCCATCCCTCCTCCGCCCGGCGGCGCGGATTAG
- the acs gene encoding acetate--CoA ligase, translating into MSQQIDHVLEETRLFEPPAGFSSAALVKNRAEYDALYKQSIEDPETFWANAAGDLHWFKKWDRVCNRENMPFVKWFEGGKTNISYNCIDRHLTTARKNKAAIIWEGEPGDQVILTYQELHRRVCEAANGLKKLGVKKGDRVAIYMPMVPELAIAMLACARIGAIHSIIFGGFSATAISDRVHDADCSCIITADGGWRRGGIVALKDAVDEALANCPTVKSVLVVKRTNNDVQMQAGRDHWWHEVMAEVSSDCPAEEMDAEDPLYILYTSGSTGKPKGILHSTGGYMVGTYLTSKYVFDLKEEDTYWCTADIGWVTGHSYIVYGILANGATSVMYEGAPNHPGPDRFWQIVDKYRVNIFYTAPTAIRAFAKWGDEHPAKYDLSSLRLLGTVGEPINPEAWIWYHKNIGRERCPIVDTWWQTETGGIMITTLPGAMPAKPGSAGVPFFGIQPAIVSEEGEEVDAGHSGLLVVKEPWPSMLRTLYGDDTRFKQVYFEKFEKQGWYLTGDGAFCAKDGYFMIIGRLDDVINVSGHRLGTMEIESALVSSDLVAEAAVVGFPHDVKGQGICAFVSLRPGAEPSPEAKNKLREHVAHEIGAIAKPDQIRFTDSLPKTRSGKIMRRLLRDVAAGNETTQDTTTLEDFNVLAKLRQSDE; encoded by the coding sequence ATGAGCCAGCAGATCGACCACGTCCTGGAAGAAACCCGCCTTTTCGAGCCCCCCGCGGGCTTTTCATCCGCGGCCCTCGTCAAGAACCGCGCGGAATACGATGCGCTCTACAAGCAGTCCATCGAAGACCCGGAAACCTTCTGGGCCAACGCCGCCGGCGACCTGCACTGGTTCAAGAAGTGGGATCGCGTCTGCAACAGGGAAAACATGCCCTTCGTCAAGTGGTTTGAAGGCGGAAAAACCAACATTTCCTACAACTGCATTGACCGCCACCTGACCACCGCACGCAAGAACAAGGCCGCCATCATCTGGGAGGGCGAACCCGGCGACCAGGTCATCCTGACGTACCAGGAGCTCCACCGGCGCGTGTGCGAGGCCGCCAATGGCCTCAAGAAGCTCGGCGTTAAGAAAGGCGATCGCGTGGCCATCTACATGCCGATGGTCCCCGAACTCGCCATCGCCATGCTCGCCTGCGCCCGCATCGGCGCGATCCACTCCATCATCTTCGGCGGCTTCTCCGCCACCGCCATCAGCGACCGCGTCCACGACGCCGACTGCTCCTGCATCATCACCGCCGACGGCGGCTGGCGCCGCGGCGGCATCGTCGCCCTCAAGGACGCCGTCGACGAGGCCCTCGCGAACTGCCCGACCGTCAAGAGTGTGCTCGTCGTCAAGCGCACCAACAACGACGTGCAGATGCAGGCCGGGCGCGACCACTGGTGGCACGAGGTCATGGCCGAGGTCTCCAGCGACTGCCCCGCGGAGGAAATGGACGCCGAAGACCCGCTCTACATCCTCTACACCTCCGGCTCCACGGGTAAGCCCAAGGGCATCCTGCACTCCACCGGCGGCTACATGGTCGGAACCTATCTCACCTCCAAGTACGTCTTCGACCTGAAGGAAGAAGACACGTACTGGTGCACCGCCGACATCGGCTGGGTCACGGGCCACAGCTACATCGTCTACGGCATTCTGGCCAACGGCGCCACCTCCGTCATGTATGAAGGCGCGCCGAACCACCCCGGCCCGGATCGTTTCTGGCAGATCGTCGACAAATACCGCGTCAACATCTTCTACACGGCGCCCACCGCCATCCGCGCCTTCGCCAAGTGGGGCGACGAACACCCCGCGAAGTACGATCTCAGCAGCCTCCGCCTCCTCGGCACCGTCGGCGAGCCCATCAACCCCGAGGCCTGGATCTGGTACCACAAGAACATCGGCCGCGAGCGCTGCCCCATTGTCGACACCTGGTGGCAGACCGAGACCGGCGGCATCATGATCACCACCCTCCCCGGCGCCATGCCCGCCAAGCCCGGATCCGCCGGCGTGCCCTTCTTCGGCATCCAGCCCGCCATCGTCTCCGAGGAAGGCGAAGAGGTCGACGCCGGGCACAGCGGACTCCTCGTCGTCAAGGAGCCCTGGCCCTCCATGCTCCGCACCCTCTACGGCGACGACACCCGCTTCAAGCAGGTTTACTTCGAGAAGTTCGAGAAGCAGGGCTGGTACCTCACCGGCGATGGGGCCTTCTGCGCCAAGGACGGCTACTTCATGATCATCGGCCGCCTCGACGACGTGATCAACGTCTCCGGCCACCGTCTCGGCACCATGGAAATCGAGTCCGCGCTCGTCTCCAGCGACCTCGTCGCCGAGGCCGCCGTCGTCGGGTTCCCCCACGACGTCAAGGGCCAGGGCATCTGCGCCTTCGTCTCCCTCCGTCCCGGCGCCGAGCCCAGCCCCGAAGCGAAGAACAAGCTGCGCGAGCACGTCGCCCACGAGATCGGGGCCATCGCCAAGCCCGACCAGATCCGTTTCACCGACTCCCTCCCGAAGACCCGGTCCGGAAAGATCATGCGCCGTCTCCTGCGCGACGTCGCCGCCGGCAACGAAACCACCCAGGACACCACCACCCTCGAGGACTTCAACGTGCTGGCGAAGCTCCGCCAGTCGGACGAATAG
- a CDS encoding Nramp family divalent metal transporter, protein MENEQHKTPAVAAAPKGWMLLLALGPGLMWCGEYIGSGEVILSTRSGAIFGVAVLWVPVMAIFAKFWIGLAGAHYTVTTGEGMIDMLGRMPGPRNWVLWPVFAGQVCASMISTAALASASGAFAAYFVPWVRQEIFAWLSVLLVIAVVWRGGFEPLKRFMSVLVLMIVAGTVAVALATWPGFSAIVHGLFGFELPETPAWASGDGGSPSPWLEVLPLLGWAAGGFASQVWYTYWVLGAGYGMAHGRGYGKPLDPVQLQTLGADDVRRIRAWRRVVTLDASTALVVGTLVTMAFMIAGAGVLGPKQLAPDGAEVALQLSHLFSEQWGRAGAHLFVLAGLAGMLSTMMGQFAGWPRLLADCARILFPAVNRWEWKVQFRFALLFIAASNMVIVYQLGLKPVFLVKIGAVLDGLLLTPIQALAVGWVLYKVMPKFFAEDLRPLVKPSPVLAAGLALAFVLFSFVCVFKLREYF, encoded by the coding sequence ATGGAAAACGAACAACACAAGACGCCCGCCGTCGCGGCGGCGCCGAAGGGGTGGATGCTCCTGCTGGCGCTGGGGCCGGGGCTGATGTGGTGTGGCGAGTATATCGGTTCGGGCGAGGTTATCCTCTCGACCCGCTCCGGGGCGATCTTTGGCGTGGCGGTGCTCTGGGTGCCGGTCATGGCCATCTTCGCGAAGTTTTGGATCGGCCTGGCGGGGGCGCACTACACCGTGACCACGGGCGAGGGCATGATCGACATGCTCGGGCGCATGCCCGGCCCGCGCAACTGGGTGCTCTGGCCGGTGTTCGCCGGGCAGGTCTGCGCCAGTATGATTTCCACCGCCGCGCTGGCCAGCGCATCGGGCGCCTTCGCGGCGTACTTCGTGCCCTGGGTCCGCCAGGAGATCTTCGCCTGGCTCTCGGTGCTTCTCGTTATCGCGGTGGTCTGGCGCGGGGGCTTCGAGCCGCTCAAACGCTTCATGTCGGTATTGGTGCTCATGATTGTGGCTGGAACGGTTGCCGTGGCGCTGGCCACGTGGCCGGGCTTCAGCGCGATCGTCCACGGGCTCTTCGGTTTCGAGCTGCCCGAGACGCCGGCCTGGGCCAGCGGCGATGGCGGGTCCCCCTCGCCCTGGCTCGAAGTGCTCCCGCTGCTCGGCTGGGCGGCCGGTGGATTCGCCAGCCAGGTCTGGTACACCTACTGGGTCCTCGGCGCGGGCTATGGCATGGCGCACGGGCGCGGCTACGGCAAGCCGCTGGACCCGGTACAGCTCCAGACCCTGGGCGCGGACGATGTGCGCCGAATCCGCGCCTGGCGCCGCGTGGTGACGCTCGATGCTTCCACGGCGCTGGTGGTGGGCACGTTGGTGACCATGGCCTTCATGATCGCGGGGGCGGGGGTACTCGGGCCGAAGCAACTCGCGCCCGATGGCGCCGAGGTCGCCCTCCAGCTCTCGCACCTCTTCAGCGAGCAGTGGGGGCGGGCCGGGGCGCATCTGTTTGTCCTGGCGGGCCTGGCGGGGATGCTGAGCACGATGATGGGCCAATTCGCCGGCTGGCCGCGGCTCCTGGCCGATTGCGCGCGGATCCTCTTCCCGGCGGTGAACCGTTGGGAGTGGAAGGTCCAGTTCCGATTCGCGCTTTTGTTCATCGCCGCATCCAACATGGTGATCGTCTACCAGTTGGGCCTCAAGCCGGTCTTCCTCGTAAAGATCGGCGCGGTTCTGGACGGCCTCCTGCTGACGCCGATCCAGGCCCTCGCCGTCGGCTGGGTGCTCTACAAGGTAATGCCGAAGTTCTTCGCGGAGGATCTCCGGCCGCTGGTCAAGCCCAGCCCCGTGCTGGCCGCAGGCCTTGCGCTGGCCTTCGTCTTGTTCAGTTTCGTGTGCGTATTTAAGTTGCGGGAATATTTTTAG
- a CDS encoding galactitol-1-phosphate 5-dehydrogenase codes for MKALILEDYRRFAYATAPDPAPGPGEVLIAVQACGICGSDVHGMDGSTGRRRPPIIMGHEAAGTIAAVGSGVAAWKPGDRVTFDSTIYCGTCAYCRRGQINLCDNRRVLGVSCEDYRQHGAFAEYVAVPQHILYRLPGDLSFDQAALVEPVSIAFHAINRTSISLNDSAIVFGAGMIGLLVIQALRLAGCGVIIAVDLEDSKLALAKQLGADHAFNAADPQLSARVLDLTGGQGADHALECVGIGATVSAAFQCVRKGGSITLVGNLSPRIDFPLQAAVTREITLNGVCASQGEYPACLDMIARGAIDVKPLMSAVAPLSEGAAWFERLYNKEPGLMKVVLAPDGA; via the coding sequence ATGAAAGCCCTGATCCTCGAAGACTACCGCCGTTTTGCCTACGCCACCGCGCCCGATCCCGCGCCCGGTCCGGGCGAAGTCCTCATCGCCGTGCAGGCCTGTGGCATCTGCGGCAGCGACGTCCACGGCATGGACGGCAGCACCGGACGCCGCCGCCCGCCCATCATCATGGGCCACGAAGCCGCGGGAACCATCGCCGCCGTTGGGTCGGGCGTCGCCGCCTGGAAACCCGGCGACCGCGTCACCTTCGACTCCACGATCTACTGCGGGACTTGCGCCTATTGCCGCCGCGGCCAGATCAACCTCTGCGACAACCGCCGCGTGTTGGGGGTCTCCTGTGAAGACTACCGGCAGCACGGCGCCTTCGCCGAATACGTCGCGGTCCCGCAGCACATTCTCTACCGGCTCCCCGGCGACCTGTCCTTCGATCAGGCCGCCCTGGTCGAGCCGGTGTCCATCGCCTTCCACGCGATCAACCGCACGTCGATTTCGCTGAACGATTCGGCGATCGTCTTCGGCGCCGGCATGATCGGACTCCTTGTTATCCAGGCGCTCCGGCTGGCCGGATGCGGCGTCATCATCGCCGTGGATCTGGAGGACAGCAAGCTGGCCCTCGCGAAACAGCTCGGCGCGGACCACGCTTTCAACGCCGCCGACCCGCAGTTGTCCGCGCGCGTGCTCGATCTCACCGGCGGCCAGGGCGCGGACCACGCTCTCGAATGCGTCGGTATCGGCGCGACCGTGTCCGCCGCCTTTCAGTGCGTGCGCAAGGGCGGGTCGATAACGCTCGTCGGCAACCTGTCCCCCCGCATCGACTTCCCCCTGCAGGCCGCTGTTACGCGCGAAATCACCCTCAACGGCGTCTGCGCGTCCCAGGGCGAATACCCCGCCTGCCTCGACATGATCGCGCGCGGCGCCATCGACGTGAAACCCCTGATGAGCGCCGTCGCGCCGCTGTCCGAAGGCGCCGCCTGGTTCGAACGCCTCTACAACAAGGAGCCGGGTTTGATGAAGGTGGTGCTGGCGCCGGATGGCGCTTGA